From Rhodoferax sp. AJA081-3, the proteins below share one genomic window:
- a CDS encoding phosphomannomutase/phosphoglucomutase, with product MNLAPSIFKAYDIRGIVPTTINEDIARGLGRAFGTVALAEGQTTVAVGRDGRLSGPGLANALMAGLQDAGITVIDVGMVTTPMLYFAASTLCASGIQVTGSHNPKDYNGFKMVLAGRAIYGDDIQNLRKLMETETWVLKAGGARQTADVLEAYSSRIVGDIKLARPIKIVVDCGNGVAGASAPAILRAIGCEVTELFSEVDGTFPNHHPDPSKPENLKDLIAALQAGDAELGLAFDGDGDRLGIVTKDGTNIFPDRQMMLFARDVLSRVPGGNIVYDVKCSQRLAPAITAAGGKPLMFKTGHSLIKAKMREIDSPLGGEMSGHIFFKERWYGFDDGTYAGARLLEIVSRVADAGVMLNDLPTSFSTPELNVQCKEGEPHALVNQLVAKASFAAPATINTIDGVRVDWPDGFGLIRASNTTPVLVLRFEGHTPEALHRIQDDMLQLLRSVKPDASFAEAAH from the coding sequence GACCACGGTGGCGGTGGGGCGTGATGGCCGTTTGAGCGGCCCTGGTTTGGCAAATGCGTTGATGGCCGGCCTGCAGGATGCCGGCATCACCGTCATCGACGTGGGCATGGTCACCACGCCCATGCTGTACTTCGCGGCCAGCACGCTGTGTGCCAGCGGCATCCAGGTCACCGGCAGCCACAACCCCAAGGACTACAACGGTTTCAAGATGGTGCTGGCAGGCCGCGCCATCTATGGCGACGACATCCAAAACCTGCGCAAGCTGATGGAGACCGAGACCTGGGTGCTCAAGGCCGGCGGTGCGCGGCAGACGGCTGATGTGCTGGAGGCCTATAGCAGCCGCATCGTCGGCGACATCAAGCTGGCCCGACCGATCAAGATCGTCGTCGACTGTGGCAATGGCGTGGCCGGTGCTTCCGCCCCAGCCATCCTGCGCGCGATTGGCTGCGAGGTGACCGAGCTGTTCAGCGAGGTCGATGGCACTTTCCCCAACCACCACCCGGACCCCAGCAAACCCGAAAATCTGAAAGACCTGATCGCCGCGCTCCAGGCGGGCGACGCCGAACTCGGTCTGGCCTTTGACGGTGATGGCGACCGCCTGGGCATCGTCACCAAGGACGGCACCAATATCTTCCCCGACCGCCAGATGATGCTGTTCGCCCGCGACGTGCTGAGCCGCGTGCCCGGCGGCAACATCGTCTACGACGTGAAGTGTTCGCAGCGCCTGGCGCCGGCCATCACCGCTGCGGGTGGCAAGCCGCTGATGTTCAAGACCGGCCATTCGCTGATCAAGGCCAAGATGCGCGAGATCGATTCGCCGCTGGGTGGCGAGATGAGCGGCCACATCTTCTTCAAGGAACGCTGGTACGGTTTTGACGACGGCACCTACGCCGGCGCCCGTCTGCTGGAGATTGTCAGCCGCGTGGCCGATGCGGGTGTGATGCTCAATGACCTGCCCACCAGCTTTTCGACGCCTGAACTCAACGTGCAGTGCAAAGAAGGCGAGCCCCACGCGCTGGTGAATCAACTGGTGGCGAAGGCATCGTTTGCTGCGCCGGCAACCATCAACACCATTGATGGCGTACGGGTGGACTGGCCCGATGGTTTTGGCCTGATCCGCGCGTCCAACACCACGCCGGTACTGGTGTTGCGCTTTGAGGGCCACACGCCCGAAGCACTGCACCGCATTCAGGACGACATGCTGCAACTGCTGCGCTCGGTCAAGCCCGACGCCAGTTTTGCCGAGGCCGCGCATTGA
- the waaC gene encoding lipopolysaccharide heptosyltransferase I: MVKLSSLGDVVHAMPAVQDMRRAFPNAEIDWVVERAFAPLVTRCEGVQKVIPCELRKWRKTPFAQKTRAEWRAFKHRLQAERYDAVIDLQGLSKSALVAWLARTTPDGRRIAMANQTEGSGYEAPTRWVADVAIRLEPHVHAVDRARLLCAQALGYTVEGPAHFGLKPGEHVALPWDPTGGPGNSFVPRKACVALVHGTSRADKQWPVASWVELGQRLNHSGFAVALPHGNAVEKATSDAIAAELDDAWVWPTLGLDALTDTMAQCAGVIGVDSGLSHIAVALGLPHVQIYNFDTAWRTGPPAAEPKASPQVSVYASPCPDVGAVWQAWDSLDTPVLCR, translated from the coding sequence GTGGTCAAGTTGTCCTCGCTGGGCGACGTGGTGCATGCCATGCCGGCGGTACAGGACATGCGGCGTGCTTTCCCCAACGCGGAAATCGACTGGGTGGTGGAGCGGGCCTTTGCGCCCCTGGTGACGCGCTGTGAGGGTGTGCAAAAAGTCATACCCTGCGAACTGCGCAAATGGCGCAAGACACCCTTTGCGCAAAAGACACGGGCCGAATGGCGGGCTTTTAAACACCGCCTGCAGGCCGAACGCTACGACGCCGTGATTGACCTGCAGGGGCTGAGCAAATCCGCACTGGTGGCCTGGCTGGCACGCACCACACCAGACGGTCGGCGCATCGCCATGGCCAACCAGACCGAGGGCTCGGGTTACGAGGCGCCGACCCGCTGGGTGGCCGATGTGGCCATTCGCCTGGAGCCGCATGTGCATGCGGTAGATCGCGCGCGCCTGCTGTGTGCACAGGCGCTGGGCTATACGGTGGAAGGCCCGGCGCACTTTGGTTTGAAGCCGGGTGAACACGTGGCCCTGCCGTGGGACCCGACTGGCGGCCCCGGTAATTCTTTTGTGCCACGCAAGGCCTGTGTGGCCCTGGTGCATGGCACGTCGCGCGCGGACAAACAATGGCCCGTAGCCTCCTGGGTTGAACTGGGCCAGCGCCTGAACCACAGCGGTTTTGCCGTCGCCCTGCCGCATGGCAATGCCGTCGAAAAAGCCACCAGCGACGCAATTGCTGCCGAGCTAGACGACGCCTGGGTCTGGCCGACCCTGGGGCTGGACGCATTGACCGACACCATGGCGCAATGTGCCGGTGTCATCGGCGTAGACAGTGGCCTGAGCCATATCGCCGTGGCGCTGGGTCTGCCCCATGTGCAGATCTACAACTTTGACACCGCCTGGCGCACCGGCCCCCCCGCTGCCGAGCCCAAGGCCTCGCCCCAGGTCAGCGTCTACGCCAGTCCCTGCCCCGATGTAGGCGCCGTCTGGCAGGCCTGGGACAGCCTGGACACGCCCGTGTTGTGCCGCTAG
- a CDS encoding 3-deoxy-D-manno-octulosonic acid transferase: MMLVRALYSLLMWLLQPVVRAKLRRRAVQEPAYGQHVEERFGVYPALVTPLAEGQYFVWVHAVSLGETRAAAELITALRTALPGMRLLLTHGTSTGRVQGQTLLQAGDVQVWQPWDTPAAAKRFLDHFKPLVGLLVETEVWPNMVAACQARHVPLCLVNARMSEKSLKQSLRLAWLARPAYAGLRAVWAQAAPDAARLAALGAPVQGVLGNFKFDAVPDAAQLAQGQAWRRAQVQPVLVFANTRDGEESLFLQVLKRNRPVAPVVNDSVATKHIANQKVQWMLVPRHPQRFDAIAALCEAEGFTVSRRSQWTDGPEPADIWLGDSMGEMALYYALSDVALLGGSFAPLGGHNLIEATACGCPVVMGPHTFNFAQAAELAVEAGAAFARPDMARAVAKALALVQSTPDLHQAQAAGRALGQEHGGAAQRTALAVQQLLG; this comes from the coding sequence GTGATGCTGGTGCGTGCCCTGTACTCCCTGTTGATGTGGCTGCTGCAACCGGTCGTGCGCGCCAAGCTGCGCCGCCGCGCGGTGCAGGAGCCTGCGTATGGCCAGCACGTCGAAGAGCGTTTTGGTGTGTACCCGGCACTGGTAACCCCGCTGGCTGAGGGGCAGTATTTTGTGTGGGTGCACGCCGTGTCGCTGGGTGAAACCCGGGCCGCTGCAGAGCTGATCACCGCGCTGCGTACGGCCTTGCCCGGCATGCGCCTGCTGTTGACCCACGGCACGTCCACGGGCCGTGTGCAGGGGCAGACGCTGCTGCAGGCGGGCGATGTGCAGGTCTGGCAGCCGTGGGACACCCCAGCAGCCGCCAAACGCTTTCTGGACCATTTCAAGCCCCTTGTGGGCCTGTTGGTAGAGACCGAGGTCTGGCCGAATATGGTGGCCGCCTGCCAGGCACGCCATGTGCCGTTGTGCCTGGTCAATGCCCGCATGAGTGAGAAGTCACTCAAACAGTCCTTGCGCCTGGCCTGGTTGGCGCGCCCCGCCTACGCCGGCCTGCGCGCCGTATGGGCGCAGGCCGCGCCCGACGCCGCACGGCTGGCCGCGCTGGGTGCGCCGGTGCAGGGTGTGCTGGGCAATTTCAAGTTTGACGCCGTGCCCGACGCCGCGCAGTTGGCCCAAGGCCAGGCCTGGCGCCGTGCGCAGGTCCAGCCGGTGCTGGTGTTTGCCAATACGCGGGATGGTGAAGAGAGCCTTTTTCTCCAAGTCCTTAAGAGAAATCGGCCTGTAGCCCCCGTCGTTAATGATAGTGTTGCTACTAAACATATAGCAAATCAGAAAGTGCAGTGGATGCTGGTTCCCCGCCATCCGCAGCGTTTTGACGCCATTGCGGCTTTGTGTGAGGCCGAGGGGTTCACCGTGTCGCGCCGCAGCCAGTGGACCGATGGGCCAGAGCCCGCCGACATCTGGCTGGGCGACTCCATGGGTGAAATGGCGCTGTACTACGCGTTATCGGATGTCGCCCTGCTGGGCGGCAGCTTTGCGCCACTGGGCGGGCACAACCTGATTGAGGCTACGGCCTGTGGCTGCCCGGTGGTCATGGGGCCACACACCTTCAACTTTGCACAGGCGGCCGAGCTGGCGGTGGAGGCAGGTGCGGCGTTTGCCAGGCCCGATATGGCCCGCGCAGTAGCCAAGGCACTGGCCTTGGTGCAATCCACACCCGATTTGCACCAAGCCCAGGCCGCCGGCCGCGCGCTGGGCCAGGAACACGGTGGCGCCGCACAGCGCACCGCGCTGGCCGTGCAGCAGTTATTGGGCTAA
- a CDS encoding TolC family outer membrane protein, translating into MSLSVFAPKFRLIPLMLALGSALPLSAQAQSLVDLYNAAKGYDATYQAAKSQLDATQAKAEQAKAAILPAAGLAISGTSTNQEVQPTPARNYATQTATVSASQPLYRPANWATYAQGKKSLDQAKAQWEQADQDLIVRVSQAYFDVLASTDNLAFVKSQKTAVGEQLASAKRNFEVGTSTITDSREAQARFDLVTAQELAAENDLLVKSLALKQLVGQQNAQPKPLKAPVVLAPVVPADVNQWVDQSQAKHPAIQLADVGLEVARLETQKAQAGHKPTLDLVGSYTAVNNNGSSGSPADSRVNVATVGLNFNLPLFAGFSTQNRIKETLALEEKARADLDNAKRSVAQATRTAYFGMLSGQAQVQALQAAEASSQSALEANQLGYQVGVRINIDVLNAQSQLFDTKAKLAKARYDVLVGGLKLRQASGTLTADDLQAINNQLAQ; encoded by the coding sequence ATGTCCCTATCCGTTTTCGCACCCAAATTTCGCCTGATCCCTTTGATGCTGGCCCTGGGCAGCGCCCTGCCACTGAGCGCACAAGCTCAGAGCCTGGTGGACCTGTACAACGCCGCAAAGGGGTATGACGCGACCTACCAGGCCGCCAAGTCGCAATTGGACGCGACCCAGGCCAAGGCAGAGCAGGCCAAAGCCGCCATCCTGCCCGCAGCCGGTCTGGCCATATCGGGCACGAGCACCAACCAGGAAGTGCAACCCACCCCGGCACGCAACTACGCCACCCAGACGGCTACCGTCAGTGCGTCCCAGCCGCTGTACCGCCCCGCCAATTGGGCAACCTACGCCCAGGGCAAAAAGTCTTTAGACCAGGCCAAAGCCCAGTGGGAACAGGCCGACCAGGACCTGATCGTGCGGGTCAGCCAGGCCTATTTTGATGTGCTGGCATCCACCGACAACCTCGCCTTTGTCAAAAGTCAGAAAACTGCGGTCGGTGAACAACTGGCTTCTGCCAAACGCAATTTTGAAGTGGGTACCTCCACCATCACCGACTCCCGTGAAGCCCAGGCGCGTTTTGACCTGGTGACGGCACAGGAGCTGGCTGCCGAAAACGACTTGCTGGTCAAGTCCCTGGCTCTGAAACAGCTGGTGGGCCAGCAAAACGCCCAACCCAAACCGCTGAAGGCCCCCGTGGTGCTGGCCCCCGTGGTGCCGGCAGATGTCAACCAGTGGGTGGACCAGTCACAAGCCAAACACCCCGCCATCCAGCTCGCCGATGTGGGCCTGGAAGTGGCCCGCCTGGAAACCCAGAAGGCCCAGGCCGGCCACAAGCCGACCCTCGACCTGGTGGGCAGCTATACGGCCGTCAACAACAATGGCTCGTCCGGATCGCCTGCCGACAGCCGCGTCAACGTCGCCACCGTGGGGCTCAACTTCAATCTGCCCCTGTTTGCCGGCTTCTCGACACAAAACCGCATCAAGGAAACCCTGGCGCTAGAAGAAAAAGCCCGTGCCGACCTGGACAACGCCAAACGCAGCGTGGCCCAAGCCACACGCACGGCTTACTTCGGCATGTTGTCCGGCCAGGCCCAGGTGCAGGCTCTGCAGGCCGCCGAAGCCTCCAGCCAAAGCGCGCTGGAAGCCAACCAACTGGGCTACCAGGTGGGTGTGCGTATCAACATCGATGTGCTGAATGCCCAAAGCCAGCTGTTTGACACCAAGGCCAAGCTGGCCAAGGCCCGTTACGACGTGCTGGTGGGTGGGCTCAAGCTGCGCCAGGCCAGTGGCACGCTGACGGCCGACGACCTGCAAGCCATCAATAACCAATTGGCCCAATAG
- a CDS encoding rhodanese-like domain-containing protein produces MIAQVRPKDLAQWLRDARAHGEPMVLDVREPHELQTASVTADGFTLRAIPMGTIPPRLAELDPQQPIACLCHHGARSQQVANFLHSHGFEHVVNIAGGIHAWSDELDPSIARY; encoded by the coding sequence ATGATTGCGCAAGTCCGCCCCAAAGATCTGGCCCAGTGGCTGCGCGATGCACGCGCCCATGGCGAACCCATGGTGCTGGACGTGCGCGAGCCCCATGAGCTGCAAACCGCCAGCGTCACGGCGGACGGATTCACGCTGCGGGCCATTCCCATGGGAACCATCCCGCCGCGGCTGGCCGAGCTGGACCCGCAACAGCCCATCGCCTGCCTGTGCCACCACGGTGCGCGCAGCCAGCAGGTGGCCAACTTTTTGCACAGCCATGGGTTTGAGCATGTGGTCAATATCGCAGGGGGCATACATGCCTGGTCTGACGAGCTCGACCCCAGCATTGCCCGCTATTGA
- a CDS encoding protein-L-isoaspartate O-methyltransferase: MNIEQARFNMIEQQIRPWHVSNSAVLGLLSTVKREDFVPAAHKGLAFADLEIPLMGSGEEALAKGQCMLPPRLDARMLQDLAVRPTDTVLEIGAGSGYMAALLASMAQRVISVEINADLAALARTNLRNAGIQNVEVRQADGAKMGAVDGSFDVIVMSGSVTEVPHNLLGLLKVGGRLGAIVGEEPIMRATVVTRTGDSTFSTVTGWDTLAPRLLNFPEPSRFKL, from the coding sequence ATGAACATCGAACAAGCCCGCTTCAACATGATCGAGCAGCAGATTCGCCCCTGGCATGTGTCAAATTCGGCCGTGCTGGGGCTGCTGTCCACCGTCAAGCGTGAAGATTTTGTACCCGCCGCACACAAGGGCCTGGCCTTTGCCGATCTGGAAATCCCACTGATGGGATCGGGCGAAGAAGCCCTGGCAAAAGGCCAGTGCATGCTGCCCCCCCGCCTGGACGCCCGGATGCTGCAAGACTTGGCGGTACGCCCCACCGACACCGTGCTCGAAATCGGCGCTGGCTCTGGTTACATGGCGGCCTTGCTGGCCAGCATGGCCCAGCGTGTCATCTCCGTTGAAATCAATGCCGATCTGGCCGCGCTGGCGCGCACCAATCTGCGCAACGCCGGCATTCAAAACGTGGAAGTGCGCCAGGCCGATGGCGCAAAAATGGGCGCCGTGGATGGCAGCTTTGACGTGATCGTGATGAGCGGTTCGGTGACCGAGGTGCCCCACAACCTGCTTGGCCTGCTCAAGGTGGGCGGCCGCCTGGGCGCCATCGTGGGTGAAGAGCCCATCATGCGCGCTACCGTTGTCACCCGCACCGGCGACTCCACCTTCAGCACCGTCACGGGATGGGACACGTTGGCCCCCCGTTTGCTCAATTTCCCCGAGCCCTCGCGTTTCAAGCTCTAA